The following proteins are encoded in a genomic region of Streptococcus sp. 29892:
- a CDS encoding Fur family transcriptional regulator, producing MTHHHSSDHQADFDHVIQHLKEKGVRITSTRKAVVAYIIESDDHPSAEMIYQDLLPDYPGMSLATVYNNLKLLLEEGFVTEIKRTNDNTTYYDFMGHDHLNIICEVCGKITDFMDIELPSLKKEAQDQTGYKVTKEVLAIYGICPDCQSNKS from the coding sequence ATGACCCACCATCATAGTAGTGACCATCAAGCGGATTTCGACCACGTCATCCAGCACCTTAAGGAAAAAGGAGTGCGTATCACTTCGACTCGTAAGGCTGTTGTAGCCTACATCATAGAAAGCGATGACCACCCGAGTGCTGAGATGATTTACCAAGATCTTCTACCAGACTATCCAGGAATGAGCCTAGCAACTGTTTACAACAACCTGAAACTTCTGTTGGAAGAAGGATTTGTAACAGAAATCAAACGAACCAATGATAATACGACCTATTATGACTTTATGGGTCATGATCACCTCAATATCATTTGTGAAGTGTGTGGAAAAATTACAGATTTTATGGATATCGAACTACCTAGTCTGAAAAAAGAAGCCCAAGACCAGACAGGTTACAAGGTCACAAAAGAGGTCCTAGCTATCTATGGTATCTGTCCTGATTGCCAATCTAATAAGTCATAA
- the truA gene encoding tRNA pseudouridine(38-40) synthase TruA, with protein sequence MTRYKAIISYDGHDFSGFQRQPHARTVQEEIEKTLVRLNSGQPVTVHGAGRTDAGVHAYGQVIHFDLAGSRDAEKLRFALDTQTPEDIDVVSVEQVADDFHCRYAKHSKTYEFLVDIGRPKNPMMRHYATFYPYDLDLSLIEEAIQDLVGTHDFTGFTASGTSVEDKVRTITAATMEYDQRRQFLIFTFSGNGFLYKQVRNMVGTLLKIGNGRMPVGQIKRILAEKDRGLAGPTAAGNGLYLKEIIYED encoded by the coding sequence ATGACACGATATAAGGCAATTATTTCCTACGACGGCCATGACTTTTCTGGTTTTCAGCGCCAGCCCCATGCCCGTACCGTTCAGGAAGAAATCGAAAAAACACTAGTAAGACTAAACAGTGGCCAGCCGGTGACAGTGCATGGTGCAGGTCGGACAGACGCAGGAGTGCACGCTTATGGTCAGGTGATTCACTTTGACTTGGCTGGCAGTCGAGATGCTGAGAAGCTCCGCTTTGCCCTGGATACTCAAACACCTGAGGATATTGATGTGGTCAGTGTGGAGCAGGTAGCGGATGATTTTCATTGCCGCTATGCCAAGCACAGCAAGACCTATGAGTTTTTGGTGGATATTGGGAGGCCTAAGAATCCCATGATGCGGCACTATGCGACCTTTTATCCTTATGATTTGGATTTGAGCTTGATAGAAGAAGCCATTCAGGACTTGGTGGGGACCCATGATTTTACAGGCTTTACGGCTTCAGGGACCTCGGTTGAGGACAAGGTGCGGACCATCACGGCGGCGACTATGGAATACGACCAGCGGCGGCAGTTTCTGATTTTTACCTTTTCAGGCAACGGTTTTTTATACAAGCAGGTGCGGAATATGGTCGGGACCTTACTGAAAATTGGCAATGGTCGCATGCCTGTTGGGCAGATCAAGCGGATTTTGGCAGAAAAGGATCGTGGTTTGGCGGGTCCGACTGCGGCAGGCAACGGCCTC
- a CDS encoding heavy metal translocating P-type ATPase codes for MTLTQQFKQNSHIITTSVCLVFILVGIILLQTGQGWAPFLFISAFVIGGYQSAKEGLTELFVDKHLSVDLLMILAAIGSGLIGYWMEGALLIFIFSLSSTLEELAMEKSKNAIAALMNMTPPTARKIEENGDITVLDTAIIRVGDLLQVRKGDTVPLDATLISQQSIFDESMITGEPLPAEKIAGSAVIGGTINQGPTVTVQVTAEKGDALFDKIVQMVENAQESKSKTATFIENMEDTYVKVVLVVVPLFILFAHFALGWDWLTAFYRGMILLTIASPCALVASSSPATLSAISRAARKGMIIKGGDIADNIANLEAIVFDKTGTLTIGKPEVIGATYLGDEKLIKEVVQAVEKQSSHPIAQALMTYTADSSAIALQSLEDVTGKGLVARYQGDSWKIGKADFVVNSLVSPLSADLRAQIDEAESTGKTLVYVSQNDVLVAIFMVEDSLKPESKLLISQLKEMGVTPILLTGDQEKTARYVASQVGIDRVIANCLPTDKAAVIQELQTEFASVGMVGDGINDAPALAQANVSYAMGSGTDIAMESADIVLMEDLTRIPYSIRLSKKMRGIIKQNIVFALSVIALLIISNLFQSINLPLGVVGHEGSTILVILNGLRLLYFK; via the coding sequence ATGACTCTAACACAACAATTTAAACAAAATAGTCACATTATCACGACTTCTGTCTGCCTAGTATTTATCCTGGTAGGGATAATCCTGCTACAGACCGGGCAAGGATGGGCACCCTTCCTCTTCATTTCAGCCTTTGTCATCGGAGGCTACCAGTCAGCCAAGGAAGGACTGACAGAATTGTTCGTTGACAAACACCTGTCTGTTGACCTGCTCATGATTTTGGCGGCTATCGGATCTGGCCTCATCGGCTACTGGATGGAAGGAGCCCTGCTCATCTTCATTTTCTCCCTTTCTTCTACGCTGGAAGAATTGGCCATGGAAAAAAGCAAGAATGCGATTGCAGCTCTGATGAACATGACACCTCCAACTGCTCGTAAAATTGAAGAAAATGGCGACATCACCGTTTTGGACACGGCAATCATTCGCGTCGGTGACCTCCTGCAAGTTCGGAAGGGGGACACGGTGCCACTGGATGCCACCCTCATCAGCCAGCAATCCATCTTTGACGAATCTATGATTACAGGCGAGCCTCTGCCTGCGGAAAAAATAGCAGGTTCGGCTGTTATCGGCGGAACCATTAACCAAGGGCCAACTGTGACCGTACAAGTTACGGCTGAGAAAGGAGATGCCCTCTTCGATAAAATCGTCCAGATGGTCGAAAATGCCCAAGAATCCAAATCAAAAACTGCTACTTTCATTGAAAACATGGAAGATACCTATGTCAAAGTTGTCTTGGTGGTGGTACCGCTCTTCATTCTCTTTGCTCATTTTGCTTTAGGTTGGGACTGGTTGACCGCCTTCTACCGTGGCATGATTCTCTTGACCATCGCTTCTCCTTGTGCCCTCGTAGCTTCTTCTTCACCGGCAACACTTTCTGCCATCAGCCGTGCGGCACGCAAGGGCATGATTATCAAGGGCGGTGACATTGCGGATAATATCGCCAATCTAGAAGCAATCGTCTTTGACAAGACGGGTACCCTAACCATTGGTAAACCTGAGGTTATAGGGGCAACCTATCTTGGCGATGAAAAGCTAATCAAGGAAGTCGTTCAAGCAGTTGAAAAACAATCTAGCCACCCGATTGCACAGGCTCTCATGACCTATACGGCTGACAGCTCTGCTATTGCCCTCCAAAGCCTAGAAGACGTGACCGGTAAAGGCTTGGTAGCCCGCTATCAAGGCGACAGCTGGAAAATCGGTAAGGCGGATTTTGTGGTAAATAGTTTAGTGAGTCCGCTGTCTGCGGACTTGAGGGCACAAATCGATGAGGCAGAAAGTACTGGGAAAACCCTGGTCTATGTCAGCCAAAATGATGTCCTTGTGGCGATTTTTATGGTGGAAGATAGTTTGAAGCCAGAGAGTAAACTCCTTATCTCTCAGCTGAAAGAGATGGGAGTGACACCCATTCTCTTGACAGGTGACCAAGAAAAGACGGCTCGTTACGTAGCGAGTCAGGTCGGCATTGATCGGGTCATTGCCAACTGTCTGCCGACGGATAAGGCTGCTGTTATCCAAGAACTGCAAACCGAGTTTGCGTCTGTCGGTATGGTGGGGGACGGTATCAACGATGCTCCTGCCCTTGCTCAAGCCAATGTCAGCTATGCCATGGGAAGCGGTACGGACATCGCTATGGAGTCGGCCGACATCGTGCTCATGGAGGACCTGACGAGAATTCCTTACTCTATCCGCCTGTCTAAGAAAATGCGGGGCATCATTAAGCAAAATATCGTCTTTGCCCTGTCTGTCATTGCCCTTCTTATCATTTCCAATCTCTTCCAGTCTATCAATCTGCCACTCGGGGTAGTCGGACACGAAGGATCTACCATTTTGGTGATTTTGAATGGGTTGAGACTCTTGTACTTTAAATAA